Below is a window of Bombus pyrosoma isolate SC7728 linkage group LG14, ASM1482585v1, whole genome shotgun sequence DNA.
ctcCAATTTCAAGATTATCACGTGATCCacatgaatttttcatttagaaacGAAGGAGGTACCAACACGTTGCCGTACTCCTTCCGCTGATGTCGAAGCTGTCTTGGATTCGAGTGGAAACATTATTGTCTATGGAACGGCCAAGTCAACGGACTCGAAAAGAGGAGTGCTTAGCCAATTGATCGAAAAAGCTAGAAGTAAAGAAGATCGTAAGAAATCGCCAGGAAGAGAGGAAAGTCGTGATCGTAGTCAGAGTCGACGACCGAGGAAGTCTCCTGATAGTACGAAGCCTAAAACGCCACCTGGTCACTGGTCTGCCAGCAAAGTACGATCTTTGTATCGATCTCTGAAAGGTGGCAGTGGAGATAATTCTGCCGAGGGACTCGATCAACCAGAAAGGTGCACGGATTCCCAGCAACCACAGTCGCATACGACTGGTAAGAATAGATCTGTGAGGATTGTATGCACGAGTAAATAATGTTGCTAGAAAGAATTTGATGCTATAAATTTGACGATAGTTCAGAGGATTATGTAGATAGCATTTATGATCGATGTAAATAAAACCCTGATGAATGTACACGAGAATTATTGTACTATCGCGCCCAATTCAGGAACGAGTGCGGTGAAGTATCGCTTTCATTCAAAGTCACGCAAGCTAATTAATTAAGGTATAAGTTGATGCACAGAGTGGCTCGTTTCAGAGCGAACGCACTGACAAGTGATGCAGTTATTACATACTGTTCCACTTAAAACAATGTAATAGGTATTAATGGTTGATGGATGATATTTCCACCTTCCTTCCAAGTTACACAGTTCGAGGATTCTTTTCATTCGGTGCACatcatgaaaattttaattaaaccaaTGTGTGTGTAAATGCACGGTTCAATTCAATTCATCATTTAATTACCTATCTCTCATgccaatttcttcaaattcttctaCATAATAGAACAAACATTTCATATCGAACATCATTTAAAAACCATATATCTTAGCTacattgtttcttttaattttacaacatCGGTTCTCCGAAACATTAATATAACTAATTTCTCAAAGAAGGATGCATGAAGCGacatatttgattttatcatCCTAGTTCATTCATTTAAATCATTCACATACTTCTAGCAGGGGAAGAAGGAGAATATCAACGAATTTCGGAGGCGTCCAGCACGGGAGAGGTGAAGAAGCGAGTTCAGGCTCAGGTACACGCGGTTCCCGACGAGCAATCGATTCCTGCAGGCAAGGGAACCAAGGTGTATCCGGCTAGTGACTCGGAGGATGTGTTCTACGCGGATGAGAAGGCCTCGACGGAGGTGAGGAGACGTCGACGTGCGAGCTGTGACAGCCTAAGTACCACCGGCTCGGGAAGCAGACGATCGAGTATTGTCGATGGGACGGTAGGTCAATCCGCGCAGGATCCCAGGAAAACAATGGTTCTTTTGATCGGGCCTACACCGAAGTCGTCGTCTCTGGTGCAGAAGCAGCGTTCCTGGGAAACATTTCCTCGGCCAAAAAGCAAACGCAGTGTAACGGCCAGCGAGGGGGGAGCCTCATCTCTTAGTCAGCTGAAGAAAACGGACAGTTTCGAGGGGCACGAGGAAACCGTGAGAACACTGGTGGCTGCCGTGCAGGAGACAAGGTCACACCTGCATCATCGTCACGTGcatcatcatcgtcatcatcGAAAGAGcaagacaaattaaaatgattcAAGCCACGGTGAAGGTTTCAAAGAAGTTTTCTTTCAAGAGGTATCCAGCTCGGATGGCCAAAGTGCGGAAGTAGATGTTAAGTAGaaggaaaattatatcgaaataaaagtatttactAGGCTGTTCTGAGTAGTTAGGCTGCGTTTGGCTATCCGGGAAGGAACGATACCCTCCAAAATAATGCCTAGCATACATCGGGGAAAGTATTATAGAAGGACTGTACTTTTTCAATCGATAACATATTGTTATtggtagaaaaaaaataatacattgttACGTAAAATGGTACTACGAGGATTTTTTTCCAAGTATTTTGAGCATTTTATTAGaggtattataataaacataaaggGCATTTCGTGTGATGTATATAATACCACAGACGAAGATGATCTTACGAATTAGGAATCGTTTATCGCTATAAACTGCCATTGATTAAAGCACCTTCGACAAGTGCatgtttttacttttacgagatattgtaaatttttcgaaTGCTTTATTTCTCGGTTTGGACCAAGAAGTGTTTTTAACGTTTATATAATCATCTTGTATAATTAATCGAGTAATTTCTACTCCCATGTATGTCTAGTCAGAGTTGTTTCAGGGTCAACCAGCCTTCAACGTAGAGCagtcttcaattttttatcgaacagCGTTCTGATTGCACTTTGAAGCGCCGAAGGTCATAATATTGCTGCCAATAGTcaaataatacgtaaaaaaaagtatacatattacatatacgtatataaaagagaaaaaaagaaattaataaatgatactCTTACTGTTGATGCAATCCTTACATGGTGCATAAACATTCAGAGGCTCAAAATAGGATTATAGGGATACGTCGATAAACTATATGTGGGTATACATACAgttacgatttaattaatactattactattactactactactactactactactactaccactactactactaccactactactactaccactactactactactaccactactactactattactactaccactactactactactaccactactactactactaccactactactactactactactactactactactactactactactactactacttactgctattactactactactactgctactactattactactaccaccactactactactactgctactcCTACTATGAAAAAGTATAAGAAGGAAATAAgtaagaaagagaagaagaagaaggagagtGGAAATGAAGGAAATAATTTCCCATACTGCTCAAATCATgtgttttctttaatttgaaattagaatTGGATTAAGAGGAATGGATTTTGTAAAGTGAACGATTGAAATTGAATcgtaaagaaaaggaagaattagaatttatatataacaaattcaaGGTACTTTATACAATGTACACTCAATCCCTATAATTGAACGACGAACGAATCATCGATTGTACATGGAAAATCGAAGTGACAGCATTTTGTCCTAATAAGAAAAGACAGCCTAATTACAAGTGTACTTGTAATTTGCCAGACACACGAGGATCCATCGTCTGCAATTGTACTTCAATTATATAGGAGTATAATTGCGATAAATGTTTTTACAATTACATACACGTGTCAAATATTGAGGTGATTGTTTCACTAGAAATACACAATACTCAGCTTTCACGAAAAACGAAGGTTTCTCGTGAAAGTTAAATacaatcgttaaaaaattaagaagataTCACGATCTTCGTACAGATCATGAGTTATAATTATAGTAAGTGTACACGATTAattatgtatgaaaaatatcgaattgcTGATAACATAGAGAAATATACAAGTTATGAAGTATAAAAGTCGTTTAATTATCGATAGATATTTCCATTATTCTATGCAGTGGATTTACTAACATGATTTTacgtattcttttatttttttcctacTAGAGTTCAAGTCCTACAATTTTGTATGTACAGTTTATACTACTAtaactatactatactatatatatactatatatattatatatatagctatttatacaattattttttgtagaaCTGGTGCAACACGTTTTTCCAACACAGTTTGctttatatttccaaattttaataagatttaagaaaaagaCATGgggtataataaaaaatattgaaatgaagACGTTATACAAGTTTTTTTTGcttgattataaaaatttgctgATTTTATATACTCTACTCTTCGATAAAATCTATCCGTTTTATACATATGGTATTATAACATTAGTATTTAGACTGTAATCTGAATTATgtcatttttatcttaataaagtatataacaCACGATTTATTAGCTATGATAGTATATAGAAGTAAATTTACattcttcatttcttttttcactttcaaagtttttctttcaaatacttattctatttttcatatatctacttaaatttaagaataaatacaTGATGATGATTCTTGCATTATCCATCTcctaatttcaaaatttttaatatcaaaattatatttacaggaCAGGTGAAGTTTAGAAAAATcagttgtaaataaattaatttgaaatgaaatgtcatatttattattactttattatattccCTTGTATTTTTTCCAAACTATTAGTATCAGTTACGGTTGGAAGAAGTTTTTCCTCAAGTCCTATTTGTGTTTCTTGATTGTTAAATTCATCATTAGTTTTTGTTGTATCTGGTCCtaaattaattagtttcaaaATAATGTCTCCTTCAGCTGAATCTAACATTATATTAAACGCTTTTTGAAAGTGATCTACCAAACGCATTAGTTCATTTGAGGTAACGTTTTTACTGACATTTAATGTTGCATCAAATGGATTATGAATATGAAGAGGCGAGAAATcatttttcagtttgaatcttCCATCTCTTATACAAATTGCTTGCGttttaaaatcaaaaatactataatattcaaaaaaattaaataaaagactGTGCAAACTTTCATCATTGGTACGCTGTATGGATTTTTTCCAACTTATAAACCAATTAAAATTAGGGTCTGCTGCATTGCTTTTACTCTTACTGAGTTCTGcaaacagagaaataaaaagtacaatacaataaatgaatataaagaattcttttaatgTTTACACTTACCTACAAAGCACTCTATGGTGTTCAGAGATGGTAATATATCTTtcgtttgtaaataaaatataattaacaaagtaagggaaaaatttgttatccaTGAACCTGGATATTCCTTTGTCAAATTCATAGCTCTTGCCCACTTACGAATGGTGCAAACAAGTGGCTTAATGCGCCAATCCAATTGTGCATATGTGTATAACAACTCGGACATGTGTAATGCAATCCTGCACAAATAGTTTCAAAAACTATTGTAACACcccaaaaagataaaaaatatatatttattacatacgTGTTTGTGCTACTAAGATCACATctcatatttgtatttaagttacaaaatttaattataggaACCCGAGCTTCaagaatcttttttatatcacaGATTCCAGGAATACACATTTTCATTACTGTACCTACTACTTCTAAGAATTCtttttgttcatttctttCTGAAAGAGGGATATTTTGTGTCATAAAAAAGAACTTTTTCCAGCTCTGAAAACAaagcaatttttttatcaaagatatacaaaactgataacataattatatatacatcaaaatacttctttatatttacaacTTTTTGTTTAGTATCCGTAATAGTTTTACATAGTAAATCAAGATCACATCCTATTTGACCAAACCCGTTAACAGAGGATCCAAATGGTACCACACGTATATTGGGAAATAATCTAGATACGTAATATGAAATCTGATCTGCAGTATAAAATCTCAGCCTTATGTCCAAATCTGTAATTCTTAAAACATTGTATAGGGATATCATTTGATCTGACACCtaaaacattaaaacattttctattattaaatgtactttataatcataaaattaaatttagtttaatatgttaatacatTACAGAATCTACTTGTTCCAGTACTTTTCGGATTTCATTTGACTTTGGAGCTTTAAAGTTGGAATATATACTaatatcttttcttaattcacttaaatataatttattccgtgatttaaatgaaaataatggtGTCACACTTCGAGCACATTCTACATCTGTTTTAAAGGTAGCTATATTTTTGAGTTTTAGCACATCTTCAACTGATTGTAATTCcattaatacaaaattctataaataatcatGCTACATTGaaatcatatataaaattcattaaattgtGTActataatgtttaaataaagatCTATGAAATAAGAATTTCAGATGTCTACACTTACATTATCATTCACTGTATAATAAGGAAAAGTGTTTACAATAGTTGCATAACATTCACAAAAATGTTTAAGATCatcaatatatttcatatcagATAGCTTtactaaaatacattttcttgcTTCATTCTGTCTGAATTTAAACATTTGCTCAAATGATTCATAATTCGTAAGATTATTTGCAcctacaaaatatatttcttacttGATACTGCTTTAAATACTGATATTTACtgaacaatatacatataacaatgCTGATAACACTTGTTATGTTATTTAACTACTAAAGGAGAttagttatattatatgtgttaagttatttataatcttttattaaatattagatatttatcaattatattatattatacaaatgaaTGTTAAGGCTTCAATTTGTAAGATAatctttaataaatgaaataagaaacgaataaaacaataactAAATTGTAATGAAGGAAAAGAACCAATTAATATAGAGTTGAAGGCacatttaagaaaaaaaacagGAGAGAAAATAATACGATCATTGAAAGTTATGATCTTGCGAGTAAGGTTATGACActagaaatataattctgtataaaattatctttctgaAAGCATACCAACTTGTTTGGAATATCTCATAACATTGTGTTCCGTTGcaaatttctttgtatttattatacatttacaatataatgtatttaatacaaaaccaaaa
It encodes the following:
- the LOC122574653 gene encoding poly(A) RNA polymerase, mitochondrial isoform X4, whose protein sequence is MYNKYKEICNGTQCYEIFQTSANNLTNYESFEQMFKFRQNEARKCILVKLSDMKYIDDLKHFCECYATIVNTFPYYTVNDNNFVLMELQSVEDVLKLKNIATFKTDVECARSVTPLFSFKSRNKLYLSELRKDISIYSNFKAPKSNEIRKVLEQVDSVSDQMISLYNVLRITDLDIRLRFYTADQISYYVSRLFPNIRVVPFGSSVNGFGQIGCDLDLLCKTITDTKQKVSWKKFFFMTQNIPLSERNEQKEFLEVVGTVMKMCIPGICDIKKILEARVPIIKFCNLNTNMRCDLSSTNTIALHMSELLYTYAQLDWRIKPLVCTIRKWARAMNLTKEYPGSWITNFSLTLLIIFYLQTKDILPSLNTIECFVELSKSKSNAADPNFNWFISWKKSIQRTNDESLHSLLFNFFEYYSIFDFKTQAICIRDGRFKLKNDFSPLHIHNPFDATLNVSKNVTSNELMRLVDHFQKAFNIMLDSAEGDIILKLINLGPDTTKTNDEFNNQETQIGLEEKLLPTVTDTNSLEKIQGNIIK
- the LOC122574653 gene encoding poly(A) RNA polymerase, mitochondrial isoform X5: MELQSVEDVLKLKNIATFKTDVECARSVTPLFSFKSRNKLYLSELRKDISIYSNFKAPKSNEIRKVLEQVDSVSDQMISLYNVLRITDLDIRLRFYTADQISYYVSRLFPNIRVVPFGSSVNGFGQIGCDLDLLCKTITDTKQKVSWKKFFFMTQNIPLSERNEQKEFLEVVGTVMKMCIPGICDIKKILEARVPIIKFCNLNTNMRCDLSSTNTIALHMSELLYTYAQLDWRIKPLVCTIRKWARAMNLTKEYPGSWITNFSLTLLIIFYLQTKDILPSLNTIECFVELSKSKSNAADPNFNWFISWKKSIQRTNDESLHSLLFNFFEYYSIFDFKTQAICIRDGRFKLKNDFSPLHIHNPFDATLNVSKNVTSNELMRLVDHFQKAFNIMLDSAEGDIILKLINLGPDTTKTNDEFNNQETQIGLEEKLLPTVTDTNSLEKIQGNIIK
- the LOC122574653 gene encoding poly(A) RNA polymerase, mitochondrial isoform X3, with the translated sequence MALVHRINSNFGFVLNTLYCKCIINTKKFATEHNVMRYSKQVGANNLTNYESFEQMFKFRQNEARKCILVKLSDMKYIDDLKHFCECYATIVNTFPYYTVNDNNFVLMELQSVEDVLKLKNIATFKTDVECARSVTPLFSFKSRNKLYLSELRKDISIYSNFKAPKSNEIRKVSDQMISLYNVLRITDLDIRLRFYTADQISYYVSRLFPNIRVVPFGSSVNGFGQIGCDLDLLCKTITDTKQKVSWKKFFFMTQNIPLSERNEQKEFLEVVGTVMKMCIPGICDIKKILEARVPIIKFCNLNTNMRCDLSSTNTIALHMSELLYTYAQLDWRIKPLVCTIRKWARAMNLTKEYPGSWITNFSLTLLIIFYLQTKDILPSLNTIECFVELSKSKSNAADPNFNWFISWKKSIQRTNDESLHSLLFNFFEYYSIFDFKTQAICIRDGRFKLKNDFSPLHIHNPFDATLNVSKNVTSNELMRLVDHFQKAFNIMLDSAEGDIILKLINLGPDTTKTNDEFNNQETQIGLEEKLLPTVTDTNSLEKIQGNIIK
- the LOC122574653 gene encoding poly(A) RNA polymerase, mitochondrial isoform X1, coding for MALVHRINSNFGFVLNTLYCKCIINTKKFATEHNVMRYSKQVGANNLTNYESFEQMFKFRQNEARKCILVKLSDMKYIDDLKHFCECYATIVNTFPYYTVNDNNFVLMELQSVEDVLKLKNIATFKTDVECARSVTPLFSFKSRNKLYLSELRKDISIYSNFKAPKSNEIRKVLEQVDSVSDQMISLYNVLRITDLDIRLRFYTADQISYYVSRLFPNIRVVPFGSSVNGFGQIGCDLDLLCKTITDTKQKVSWKKFFFMTQNIPLSERNEQKEFLEVVGTVMKMCIPGICDIKKILEARVPIIKFCNLNTNMRCDLSSTNTIALHMSELLYTYAQLDWRIKPLVCTIRKWARAMNLTKEYPGSWITNFSLTLLIIFYLQTKDILPSLNTIECFVELSKSKSNAADPNFNWFISWKKSIQRTNDESLHSLLFNFFEYYSIFDFKTQAICIRDGRFKLKNDFSPLHIHNPFDATLNVSKNVTSNELMRLVDHFQKAFNIMLDSAEGDIILKLINLGPDTTKTNDEFNNQETQIGLEEKLLPTVTDTNSLEKIQGNIIK
- the LOC122574653 gene encoding poly(A) RNA polymerase, mitochondrial isoform X2, encoding MALVHRINSNFGFVLNTLYCKCIINTKKFATEHNVMRYSKQVGANNLTNYESFEQMFKFRQNEARKCILVKLSDMKYIDDLKHFCECYATIVNTFPYYTVNDNNFVLMELQSVEDVLKLKNIATFKTDVECARSVTPLFSFKSRNKLYLSELRKDISIYSNFKAPKSNEIRKVLEQVDSVSDQMISLYNVLRITDLDIRLRFYTADQISYYVSRLFPNIRVVPFGSSVNGFGQIGCDLDLLCKTITDTKQKSWKKFFFMTQNIPLSERNEQKEFLEVVGTVMKMCIPGICDIKKILEARVPIIKFCNLNTNMRCDLSSTNTIALHMSELLYTYAQLDWRIKPLVCTIRKWARAMNLTKEYPGSWITNFSLTLLIIFYLQTKDILPSLNTIECFVELSKSKSNAADPNFNWFISWKKSIQRTNDESLHSLLFNFFEYYSIFDFKTQAICIRDGRFKLKNDFSPLHIHNPFDATLNVSKNVTSNELMRLVDHFQKAFNIMLDSAEGDIILKLINLGPDTTKTNDEFNNQETQIGLEEKLLPTVTDTNSLEKIQGNIIK